From Asterias rubens chromosome 6, eAstRub1.3, whole genome shotgun sequence, one genomic window encodes:
- the LOC117291524 gene encoding collagen alpha-1(X) chain-like translates to MQSCVVILLILTVAQFTKLQATQAPIEPVQEVSTCKVCCQGAAAVPGVPGVPGGAGPQGPHGLSGTKGEPGIPGTKGETGDDGAIGKPGPRGLKGDTGTGTQGVTGQKGNPGPDGPRGVTGNQGPRGLKGRALPGLDGVPGLRGLKGDVGVSGEKGRQGQAGQSRRPIQFTVRRTSAFSSSLDTTRLPFSEFVTASPDTTILDLNTGTFTAPRTGFYVFMFSALKSDDVEYVRLHLNKNGEEVVSVHTVSPGNYDQLSGSAVVELESGDTVFLTMFGSVQSGKTYKYTVFSGFII, encoded by the coding sequence ATGCAGTCTTGCGTAGTAATCTTACTGATCCTTACTGTTGCTCAATTCACAAAGCTTCAAGCTACTCAGGCACCCATTGAACCAGTCCAAGAAGTTTCAACTTGCAAAGTGTGCTGCCAAGGTGCCGCAGCAGTGCCCGGAGTACCTGGAGTACCCGGAGGTGCAGGACCACAGGGACCACACGGGCTGTCTGGAACCAAAGGAGAGCCAGGTATTCCCGGAACAAAGGGTGAAACTGGAGACGACGGAGCAATTGGAAAACCTGGTCCGAGGGGACTTAAAGGAGATACGGGCACGGGAACCCAAGGAGTAACAGGTCAAAAGGGAAACCCTGGACCTGACGGACCACGTGGAGTAACAGGCAATCAAGGGCCAAGAGGGCTCAAAGGGAGGGCACTCCCTGGGCTCGATGGTGTACCTGGGTTACGAGGCCTAAAGGGAGACGTGGGTGTATCTGGTGAAAAGGGTAGACAGGGTCAGGCAGGACAGTCACGTCGCCCAATACAGTTTACAGTGCGAAGAACGTCTGCATTCTCTTCATCATTGGACACCACTCGGCTCCCATTCTCAGAGTTTGTGACAGCTTCACCGGACACCACCATTCTTGATCTCAACACGGGTACATTCACAGCCCCAAGGACTGGCTTCTATGTCTTCATGTTTTCTGCTTTGAAGTCAGATGATGTAGAATATGTACGTCTCCATCTCAACAAAAATGGCGAGGAAGTCGTGTCTGTCCACACGGTGTCCCCGGGGAACTACGACCAGCTGTCTGGCAGTGCAGTGGTGGAGCTAGAATCGGGAGATACAGTATTCTTGACTATGTTCGGGTCTGTTCAGAGTGGAAAGACGTACAAGTACACAGTCTTCAGCGGATTCATTATTTGA
- the LOC117291525 gene encoding SOSS complex subunit B1-A-like, translated as MANEPKTTNIKEVRPGMKNLNMAFIVLELGASSKTKDGHEVRSCKVADKSACINMSVWDELGRIIQPGDMLKLTKGYASLWRGCLTLYSGMGGKLHKIGEFCMVFSETPNMSEPNAEFIAQQKVSLQEGRSNSPTGPGSSDGRPPNNGGPRMGANGNQNSKGAFEQQPARPPTPPFLQPHPNRSGMGQGGTKNGMGPGFSTDPRGGRGRRGR; from the exons ATGGCAAATGAACCTAAAACCACAAATATCAAAGAAGTGCGACCAGGAATGAAAAACCTGAACATGGCTTTTATCGTCCTTGAATTAG GTGCTTCTTCCAAAACAAAAGATGGTCATGAGGTTCGTTCTTGTAAAGTAGCAGATAAAAGTGCCTGCATTAATATGTCAGTGTGGGATGAACTAGGCAGAATTATTCAACCTGGAGACATGCTGAAATTAACAAaagg GTATGCATCTCTATGGCGTGGCTGTTTAACATTGTacagtggaatgggaggaaagTTGCACAAAATAGGAGA GTTTTGCATGGTGTTTTCTGAAACTCCAAACATGAGTGAACCAAATGCTGAATTTATCGCCCAACAAAAAGTC AGTCTTCAAGAAGGGCGAAGTAATTCCCCAACTGGGCCGGGGTCAAGTGATGGAAGACCGCCCAATAATGGAG GTCCGAGAATGGGAGCCAATGGTAACCAGAACTCCAAAGGTGCTTTTGAACAACAACCTGCTCGACCCCCTACCCCTCCCTTCTTACAACCTCACCCAAATCGAAGTGGTATGGGCCAAGGAGGCACCAAGAATGGCATGGGCCCGGGCTTTTCCACTGATCCTAGAGGGGGGAGAGGAAGGAGAGGAAGATAG
- the LOC117291320 gene encoding zinc finger CCCH domain-containing protein 15-like yields the protein MPPKKADKPSKKNVEKKKDKLIEDKTFGLKNKKGAKTQNYIKTVTTQVKQGNQKAKAKDEVDKKTKKKQEQDELNLLFKPVAIQQKVAKGVDPKTVVCAFFKQGTCTKGDKCKFSHDLAVERKAAKRNLYEDSREDELANDTMDNWDEEKLKEVVEKKHMEENTGKPKTDKVCKFFIQAIEECKYGWFWVCPNGGDKCMYRHALPVGFVLKSQKKKQDEQQEEQKITIEELIEQERSKLGAQQTKITLETFLAWKRKKLSEKKAKLESQMNRKKNDFKQGKSLGITGRELFAFNPEMAGDDDDEATDDTRYRKDSDNEEDEVKVKDIRLENFMAEEVDGSGTISTDSQRKGETSTVNGASLPGARAQDDKQEDEESKLDQAAALPPSEDLSSQGATADPTSATVNGIPVDEDLFMEDVEVDEDLFDQDLDLEDELDDLELNG from the exons ATGCCGCCCAAAAAAGCAGACAAGCCGAGTAAAAAGAATGTAGAGAAGAAGAAAGATAAACTAATAGAG GATAAGACATTTGGACTAAAGAACAAAAAGGGAGCAAAGACACAAAACTACATCAAAACTGTCACAACACAAGTCAAGCAAGGCAACCAAAAGGCTAAG GCCAAGGATGAAGTTGATAAGAAGACCAAGAAGAAGCAAGAGCAAGATGAGTTGAATCTACTTTTTAAACCCGTTGCTATCCAGCAGAAGGTAGCTAAGG gtgttGACCCTAAGACGGTGGTATGTGCTTTCTTCAAGCAGGGTACTTGCACCAAGGGGGACAAGTGTAAATTCTCTCATGATCTGGCTGTGGAAAGGAAAGCAGCCAAGAGGAATTTATATGAAGACTCCAGGGAAGATGAGCTTGCTAACG ACACGATGGATAATTGGGACGAAGAAAAACTTAAGGAGGTTGTTGAGAAGAAACACATGGAAGAGAACACAGGGAAACCTAAGACAGATAAG GTTTGCAAGTTCTTCATCCAGGCCATTGAGGAGTGTAAGTATGGGTGGTTTTGGGTGTGTCCAAACGGTGGTGATAAGTGTATGTACCGCCACGCCCTGCCTGTCGGCTTTGTCTTGAAGAGccagaagaagaaacaagatGAACAACAAGAAGAGCAGAAGATAACAATAGAGGAACTTATCGAACAAGAG CGGTCAAAGTTAGGAGCCCAACAAACTAAAATCACCCTGGAGACTTTTCTGGCTTGGAAACGGAAAAAGCTCTCTGAGAAGAAAGCCAAACTAGAAAGTCAGATGAACAGGAAGAAGAATGACTTCAAACAAGGGAAGAGCTTGGGG ataaCAGGGCGTGAGTTGTTTGCCTTCAATCCAGAGATGgctggtgatgatgatgatgaagctACAGATGATACGAGATACAGAAAAGACAGCGACAATGAAGAG GATGAAGTCAAAGTGAAAGACATCAGGCTGGAAAACTTCATGGCGGAGGAAGTTGATGGTTCAGGAACAATATCAACGGACAGTCAGAGGAAAGGAGAAACGAGTACAGTCAATGGAGCATCGTTACCTGGTGCTAGAGCTCAAGATGACAAACAAGAAG ATGAAGAGAGTAAACTAGACCAGGCAGCAGCTCTACCTCCATCTGAAGACCTCTCTTCTCAAGGAGCTACTGCTGATCCCACTTCTGCCACCGTCAATGGAATCCCAGTTGATGAGGATCTCTTTATGGAGGATGTAGAGGTGGATGAAGACCTCTTTGATCAGGACCTGGATCTGGAAGATGAATTAGACGACCTCGAACTGAATGGTTGA
- the LOC117291319 gene encoding dnaJ homolog subfamily C member 10-like isoform X2, translating to MDAKTKRPYMLMNRGQSSCVKGAIIAFVLLSTMAVMCSAAKDYYELLVIERDASTKDIRRAFKKLALKMHPDKNQDDPKAHDKFVEINRAYEVLKDEDLRKKYDRFGEEGLKDQQGQGRWNRYESWQYYKTEFGLYDEDPEVVTLSKTDFEQSVFGEDIWFVNFYSPRCHHCHDLAPIWREFAKEMEGVIRIGAVNCHDDNPLCTAQGVRFFPTLNIYPEKEEYTGARKLDDLMKHALRLVHAEVHSIWTGNFKKVLLAEEHEDQPWVVSYCGAPDGHDGESTEVAHSGCFDTEDQTKLASILNKVVNVGAVDCVASAKLCKKLNIEESTIRFYPTGKKAFSSKSKEFELDEPKRIADEVLKLLPDILTLTDEELQSGRDALKDGKTDEAMVVYFMSGKEDHVIELRKLPYLLKHLTVGKFNCTEHQSLCRELFIGTELPKVALFRKGGAHEFHHGRLFAQDIAAFARQSIDSRLHMLGPDSFPNPVINSGKLWFVDFFSPHCPPCRQMLPQLRKAATLLPDVNFGTVDCTIHNPLCNQNNVRSYPTTIMYNDSKPHMNTGYKTAEEIVDFIEDMLHPTVVDLDPTSFQNRVINRKQEDMWLVDFYAPWCGPCQALLPEWRKLAKKLNGTANVGTIDCVTHGGLCTQQGVRSYPTIRAFPGGRTGNAGRSDYNGWMRDASSIFYWAYNFLPSSVEVVTRSNFREKVLRSKEPWVVDFYMPQCMPCQQYMPEYEQVAKDVSSFVHVGKVDCTQNQNICQQASINYFPSVRIYKGTTKDGISQNWFGEQVDKTPSTLIPYLKQRFRQKLNNSKKAAKDEL from the exons ATGGATGCCAAGACAAAGAGACCTTATATGCTTATGAacagaggtcaaagttcatgcGTCAAGGGTGCCATCATAGCCtttgttttattgagtacaatGGCGGTCATGTGCTCTGCTGCTAAGGATTACTACGAGCTACTTGTAATTGAACGAGATGCAAGTACCAAAGACATTCGACGAGCTTTCAAGAAACTTGCTCTTAAGATGCATCCAGATAAGAACCAG GATGATCCCAAAGCACACGACAAGTTTGTTGAAATTAACCGAGCGTATGAGGTTCTGAAAGATGAGGACCTTCGTAAGAAGTACGATCGTTTTGGAGAGGAAGGTCTCAAGGATCAGCAAGGACAGGGACGATGGAACCGCTATGAGAGCTGGCAGTACTACAAGACGGAATTTG gttTATATGATGAAGACCCAGAGGTGGTGACTCTTTCAAAGACGGATTTCG AACAATCGGTGTTTGGTGAAGATATTTGGTTTGTCAATTTCTACTCTCCGCGCTGTCATCATTGTCACGACCTTGCACCAATA TGGCGTGAATTTGCTAAAGAGATGGAAGGAGTGATCCGTATAGGAGCTGTCAATTGCCATGACGACAATCCTCTCTGTACTGCCCAGGGTGTTCGATTCTTTCCTACGCTCAACATTTATCCAGAG AAAGAGGAATATACCGGAGCTCGTAAGCTGGATGATCTGATGAAACACGCGTTGCGTCTTGTGCATGCTGAGGTGCACTCCATTTGGACTG GTAATTTCAAGAAAGTGCTGCTTGCTGAGGAGCATGAGGACCAACCTTGGGTGGTGTCGTACTGTGGAGCACCAGATG GTCATGACGGTGAATCAACTGAAGTTGCTCACTCGGGATGCTTTGATACAGAAGACCAAACTAAGTTGGCCTCTATATTG AACAAAGTGGTAAATGTAGGAGCAGTTGATTGCGTTGCTTCAGCTAAACTCTGCAAGAAACTAAACATTGAAGAGAGCACCATAAGGTTTTATCCAACTGGAAAGAAAGCCTTTTCATCTAAAAGCAAA GAGTTTGAGTTGGATGAACCAAAGAGAATTGCTGATGAAGTCTTGAAACTTCTTCCAGATATCTTAACTCTCACAGATGAAGAATTGCAG AGCGGCCGTGATGCATTGAAGGATGGTAAGACCGATGAGGCGATGGTAGTCTACTTCATGAGTGGGAAAGAGGATCATGTGATTGAACTCCGCAAGCTGCCCTACCTCCTCAAACATTTGACG GTGGGGAAATTTAACTGCACGGAGCATCAGAGTCTTTGTCGGGAGTTATTCATTGGTACAGAACTGCCAAAGGTGGCACTGTTCAGGAAAGGTGGTGCTCATGAATTTCACCATG GCCGTCTGTTTGCCCAAGACATTGCAGCCTTTGCCAGACAGAGCATTGATTCTCGTTTGCATATGCTTGGCCCGGACAGTTTCCCAAACCCTGTTATCAACAGTGGCAAGCTGTGGTTTGTGGATTTCTTTTCACCA CATTGCCCGCCATGCCGTCAGATGTTACCTCAGTTACGCAAAGCGGCCACTCTGCTACCAGACGTCAACTTTGGCACAGTTGATTGTACCATTCACAACCCACTGTGTAATCAAAACAATGTCAGGTCCTACCCAACCACCATCATGTACAACGACAGTAAGCCGCATATGAACACGGGATACAAGACTGCAGAGGAGATTGTAGACTTCATAGAG GACATGCTTCATCCAACAGTGGTCGATCTTGACCCCACTAGCTTCCAAAATCGGGTCATTAACCGCAAACAAGAGGACATGTGGTTGGTAGATTTCTATGCTCCGTGGTGCGGTCCGTGTCAAGCGTTGCTTCCTGAGTGGAGAAAGCTAGCCAAG AAGTTAAATGGCACAGCTAATGTTGGGACCATTGACTGCGTTACCCATGGGGGTCTATGTACCCAGCAAGGAGTCCGAAGCTACCCAACTATCAGAGCCTTCCCTGGTGGCAGGACTGGCAACGCTGGCAGATC TGATTACAATGGTTGGATGAGAGATGCATCTTCAATCTTCTACTGGGCTTATAACTTCTTGCCCTCCTCCGTGGAGGTTGTTACAAGGAGCAATTTCAGGGAGAAAGTGTTACGGAGCAAGGAGCCATGGGTTGTTGATTTCTACATGCCTCAATGTATGCCATGCCAGCAGTACATGCCTGAGTATGAACAGGTTGCAAAG gATGTGAGTAGCTTTGTGCATGTAGGGAAAGTGGACTGCACACAAAACCAAAATATATGTCAACAGGCGAGCATAAATTACTTCCCTTCGGTGCGGATATACAAAGGAACCACCAAAGATGGAATTTCACAG aattggTTCGGAGAACAAGTTGACAAAACACCTAGCACTTTAATACCTTATCTCAAACAGAGATTTCgccaaaaattaaacaat AGCAAAAAAGCAGCGAAGGACGAACTTTGA
- the LOC117291319 gene encoding dnaJ homolog subfamily C member 10-like isoform X1 — MDAKTKRPYMLMNRGQSSCVKGAIIAFVLLSTMAVMCSAAKDYYELLVIERDASTKDIRRAFKKLALKMHPDKNQDDPKAHDKFVEINRAYEVLKDEDLRKKYDRFGEEGLKDQQGQGRWNRYESWQYYKTEFGLYDEDPEVVTLSKTDFEQSVFGEDIWFVNFYSPRCHHCHDLAPIWREFAKEMEGVIRIGAVNCHDDNPLCTAQGVRFFPTLNIYPEKEEYTGARKLDDLMKHALRLVHAEVHSIWTGNFKKVLLAEEHEDQPWVVSYCGAPDGHDGESTEVAHSGCFDTEDQTKLASILNKVVNVGAVDCVASAKLCKKLNIEESTIRFYPTGKKAFSSKSKEFELDEPKRIADEVLKLLPDILTLTDEELQSGRDALKDGKTDEAMVVYFMSGKEDHVIELRKLPYLLKHLTVGKFNCTEHQSLCRELFIGTELPKVALFRKGGAHEFHHGRLFAQDIAAFARQSIDSRLHMLGPDSFPNPVINSGKLWFVDFFSPHCPPCRQMLPQLRKAATLLPDVNFGTVDCTIHNPLCNQNNVRSYPTTIMYNDSKPHMNTGYKTAEEIVDFIEDMLHPTVVDLDPTSFQNRVINRKQEDMWLVDFYAPWCGPCQALLPEWRKLAKKLNGTANVGTIDCVTHGGLCTQQGVRSYPTIRAFPGGRTGNAGRSDYNGWMRDASSIFYWAYNFLPSSVEVVTRSNFREKVLRSKEPWVVDFYMPQCMPCQQYMPEYEQVAKDVSSFVHVGKVDCTQNQNICQQASINYFPSVRIYKGTTKDGISQNWFGEQVDKTPSTLIPYLKQRFRQKLNNQSKKAAKDEL; from the exons ATGGATGCCAAGACAAAGAGACCTTATATGCTTATGAacagaggtcaaagttcatgcGTCAAGGGTGCCATCATAGCCtttgttttattgagtacaatGGCGGTCATGTGCTCTGCTGCTAAGGATTACTACGAGCTACTTGTAATTGAACGAGATGCAAGTACCAAAGACATTCGACGAGCTTTCAAGAAACTTGCTCTTAAGATGCATCCAGATAAGAACCAG GATGATCCCAAAGCACACGACAAGTTTGTTGAAATTAACCGAGCGTATGAGGTTCTGAAAGATGAGGACCTTCGTAAGAAGTACGATCGTTTTGGAGAGGAAGGTCTCAAGGATCAGCAAGGACAGGGACGATGGAACCGCTATGAGAGCTGGCAGTACTACAAGACGGAATTTG gttTATATGATGAAGACCCAGAGGTGGTGACTCTTTCAAAGACGGATTTCG AACAATCGGTGTTTGGTGAAGATATTTGGTTTGTCAATTTCTACTCTCCGCGCTGTCATCATTGTCACGACCTTGCACCAATA TGGCGTGAATTTGCTAAAGAGATGGAAGGAGTGATCCGTATAGGAGCTGTCAATTGCCATGACGACAATCCTCTCTGTACTGCCCAGGGTGTTCGATTCTTTCCTACGCTCAACATTTATCCAGAG AAAGAGGAATATACCGGAGCTCGTAAGCTGGATGATCTGATGAAACACGCGTTGCGTCTTGTGCATGCTGAGGTGCACTCCATTTGGACTG GTAATTTCAAGAAAGTGCTGCTTGCTGAGGAGCATGAGGACCAACCTTGGGTGGTGTCGTACTGTGGAGCACCAGATG GTCATGACGGTGAATCAACTGAAGTTGCTCACTCGGGATGCTTTGATACAGAAGACCAAACTAAGTTGGCCTCTATATTG AACAAAGTGGTAAATGTAGGAGCAGTTGATTGCGTTGCTTCAGCTAAACTCTGCAAGAAACTAAACATTGAAGAGAGCACCATAAGGTTTTATCCAACTGGAAAGAAAGCCTTTTCATCTAAAAGCAAA GAGTTTGAGTTGGATGAACCAAAGAGAATTGCTGATGAAGTCTTGAAACTTCTTCCAGATATCTTAACTCTCACAGATGAAGAATTGCAG AGCGGCCGTGATGCATTGAAGGATGGTAAGACCGATGAGGCGATGGTAGTCTACTTCATGAGTGGGAAAGAGGATCATGTGATTGAACTCCGCAAGCTGCCCTACCTCCTCAAACATTTGACG GTGGGGAAATTTAACTGCACGGAGCATCAGAGTCTTTGTCGGGAGTTATTCATTGGTACAGAACTGCCAAAGGTGGCACTGTTCAGGAAAGGTGGTGCTCATGAATTTCACCATG GCCGTCTGTTTGCCCAAGACATTGCAGCCTTTGCCAGACAGAGCATTGATTCTCGTTTGCATATGCTTGGCCCGGACAGTTTCCCAAACCCTGTTATCAACAGTGGCAAGCTGTGGTTTGTGGATTTCTTTTCACCA CATTGCCCGCCATGCCGTCAGATGTTACCTCAGTTACGCAAAGCGGCCACTCTGCTACCAGACGTCAACTTTGGCACAGTTGATTGTACCATTCACAACCCACTGTGTAATCAAAACAATGTCAGGTCCTACCCAACCACCATCATGTACAACGACAGTAAGCCGCATATGAACACGGGATACAAGACTGCAGAGGAGATTGTAGACTTCATAGAG GACATGCTTCATCCAACAGTGGTCGATCTTGACCCCACTAGCTTCCAAAATCGGGTCATTAACCGCAAACAAGAGGACATGTGGTTGGTAGATTTCTATGCTCCGTGGTGCGGTCCGTGTCAAGCGTTGCTTCCTGAGTGGAGAAAGCTAGCCAAG AAGTTAAATGGCACAGCTAATGTTGGGACCATTGACTGCGTTACCCATGGGGGTCTATGTACCCAGCAAGGAGTCCGAAGCTACCCAACTATCAGAGCCTTCCCTGGTGGCAGGACTGGCAACGCTGGCAGATC TGATTACAATGGTTGGATGAGAGATGCATCTTCAATCTTCTACTGGGCTTATAACTTCTTGCCCTCCTCCGTGGAGGTTGTTACAAGGAGCAATTTCAGGGAGAAAGTGTTACGGAGCAAGGAGCCATGGGTTGTTGATTTCTACATGCCTCAATGTATGCCATGCCAGCAGTACATGCCTGAGTATGAACAGGTTGCAAAG gATGTGAGTAGCTTTGTGCATGTAGGGAAAGTGGACTGCACACAAAACCAAAATATATGTCAACAGGCGAGCATAAATTACTTCCCTTCGGTGCGGATATACAAAGGAACCACCAAAGATGGAATTTCACAG aattggTTCGGAGAACAAGTTGACAAAACACCTAGCACTTTAATACCTTATCTCAAACAGAGATTTCgccaaaaattaaacaat CAGAGCAAAAAAGCAGCGAAGGACGAACTTTGA